In the genome of Deinococcus aerius, the window GCGCGGGAGGAGGCGGGCGTTCCCGAGGACCCCCTCCACACCGCGATGGGGGAGGCGTTGGCCCTCGCGCACGAGGCGGCCCGGCTGGGCGAGGTGCCGGTCGGCGCGGTCGTCCTGGGGCCCGGCGGGAGCGTGGTGGGGCGGGGGCGCAACACCAGCCGCGAACACGGCGACATGACCCGGCACGCCGAACTCGCCGCCCTGCGCGAGGCGGCCCGGACGCTCGGCACCCCCTACCTCACGGATTGCACCCTCGTCGTCACCCTGGAGCCCTGCCCGATGTGCCTGGGTGCGGCGCTGGAGGCGCGGGTGGGGCACGTCGTGTACGGGGCGCGCAACCGGGGGGCGGGGGCGCTGGGCGGCGTCTCCGACCTGCTCGCCTTCCGCTGGGGTCAGGCTCTATCCGTCACGGGCGGCCTGCGGGCGGGCGAGGCGGCCCGGCTGCTGCGCGGCACCTTCCGCGCCCTGCGGGGTGGAGGAGGCCCGGGCTACTCGCCCCCGCAGCCGCCCCCGTCCCCCCCGCCAGCGTCACCCGAGTCGCACCCCGAATCCCCGCCCCAGGAATCGGCGCCGGACCAGCCCTCGCCGCCCGCTGCTCCCTCGCCGCGCCGCTGATGGCCCAGGGCGGTGGGGAGCAGCAGGAGGCCCAGCACGGCGACCACGCCGCCCGCGATCCAGCCCCCCACCGCGGTGACGAGCGCGAGGAGTAGCAGCGCGAGCAGGGGAACGAGGAGAGAAGGGGTGCGGCGGGGTTCGGTGCGCATCTGAAAGCCTCCCTGGTGCGGTGAGTGTCAGGTGGGTGTTCCTGCCTGGACCCAGCGTCCCTTCCTCCGGTCAGCTCCCCTTCAGCCGGTGATGAAGAGGCCCTTGTCCGGCCCGTCACCCACGCCCGCACAAGCCCCATTACCCTGGAGGAGTCGTGAGTCGAGCGCGGGAAGCCCATCTGATGGACGTGACCCCCTGGCAGCGGCTCGCTCGGCGCCTGAACCCCCACGCCCAGGTGCTGCGGTCGTGGCCGCTCACCGGGGGTGTTTCGGCCCGGGTCACCGCGCTGGAGATCGGTGTTCCGGGCGGGTCAGTCGAACGGTGGGTCGTCCGGCAGTACGGGGAGGCCAACGTCCGCAGCAATCCGAACGTGGCCGACGACGAGTTCCGCCTCCTGCGCCTCCTCATGTCGGCCGGGCTGCCCGTTCCGCAACCGCTGTATGCCGACTCGTCCGGCGAAGTGTTCCCCGCACCCGTCCTGGTCACCCGGTACGTGGGGGGCGAGGCGGTCCTCACCCCGGCGGCCCCGGTGGAGTATGCCGCGCGGGTGGCCGACTTCCTCCTTCGCCTCCACGCCGTTCGGTGGTCGGGGGAACTGCCCTTCCTCCAGCCCTTGCCGGGCCTGAGTGAGCGCCCCGCCGTCCTCGACGAGGCGTTGGCTGAGGGCATGATCCGGGACGCGCTCGAACCGGTCTGGCCGCCCGCGCCCCGCAACGCGCCCGCCCCGCTGCACGGGGACTTCTGGCCGGGCAACGTGCTGTGGCGGGAGGGCCGCCTGGCCGCCGTCATCGACTGGGAGGACGCGGCGCTGGGCGATCCCCTGGCCGACCTGGCGAATGCGCGGCTCGAAACCCTCTTCTTCTATGGACGGGGCGCGATGGACGAGCTGACGCGGCGTTACCGGGCGGGCTCGGGCCTCGACTTCGCGGCCCTGCCGTTCTGGGACCTCTGGGCCGCCCTGCGCCCGGCGGGACGACTGGCGGGGTGGGGGCTGGACGCCCGGACGGAGGAAACCCTGCGGGCACGTCATCGGTGGTTCGTCCGGCAGGCCTTTGGTGGGCTCGCGGTAGGTTGAGAACGCGGTCCCTCCGGCAGGGGCGAGCCGGGTCCAAGCGGCCTCTTTCCCCTATCCTGGGCGCCATGCGCGTCGTCCTCAAACTCGGCACCAGCGTCCTGACGGCGGGGGGCGACCGGCTACACCGCCCGCGGCTGGTGGACCTGCTCCGCGACATGGCGGCGGTGCGGGCGGCCGGGCACGAGGTGGTCCTCGTGACCAGCGGCGCCGTGCTCGCCGGGTGGGAGGCGCTGGGTTTTCCGCCGCGCGACCGGACCCTGGCGGAAAAGCAACTTCTGGCGGCGGTCGGGCAGGGCCGCCTGATGCACCTGTACGCGACCGTGGCCGACCTGTACGGGGTGCCCGTCGCGCAGGTCCTCCTGACCGCCGACGACTTCCGCGACCGCACCCGCTACCTGAACGCCCGCACCACCCTGGACGGCTGCCTGAGCCGCGGCGTGCTGCCGGTCATCAACGAGAACGACGCGGTGGCGACGGCGCAGCTCCGGGTCGGCGACAACGACACCCTCTCGGCCTTCGTGGCGAACCTGACGGAGGCCGACCTGCTGGTGATCCTGACCGACGCCCCGGGGCTCTACACCGCCGACCCGCGGGTGGACCCCGGGGCGACGTTGATCCCCGTGGTGGAGCGGGTGACCCCGGAGGTCTGGGCGCTGGCGGGCGGGGCGGGCAGTCACCGCGGCACGGGCGGGATGCACACCAAGATCCAGGCCGCCGAGATCGCCACCCGCGCGGGAACCCCCGTCGTGATCGCCCCCGGCGATGCCGAGAACGCCCTGAACCGGATCGTGGGCGGCGAGGCGCTGGGCACGCGCTTCCTCGCGCACGGCTCGCGGCTGGAGGCCCGCAAACGCTGGATTCTGGCCGAGGTGGCGACGGGCCGCGTCGTGCTCGACGAGGGGGCGGCGCGGGCGGTGCGCGAGCGCGGCGGAAGCCTGCTCCCCGCCGGGATCACCGCCGTCCACGGCCCCTTCGAGCGCGGCCACACGGTCCGCCTCCTCGCCCCGGATGGCCGCGAGGTGGCGCGCGGGCTCACCCGCTACCGCGCCGCCGACCTCGCGCGCATCGCCGGGCGCCACTCGCGCGACATCGAGGGGGTGCTGGGATTTACCTACGGCCCGGAGGCGGTCCACCGGGACGACCTCGTGCGGCTGTAAGGGGGACGGTGGCGAGTCCCCTTTGGGGAGAGCCGGGGCGCCCGGCCAAGCCTCGACAAGTCACGGGCCCCGCGCCATCCCCCCTGCTACCCTGCCCCCATGACGACCACCGAGACCCTGAGCGTCCGGGAGATGGGCCTGCGGGCGCGGCGGGCGGCGCGGGTGCTGCGCTCACTCCCCACGGATCGCAAGGCCGCGGCCCTGCACGCGGTCGCGCGGGAACTGCGGGCGCGCGAGGCCGGGATTCTGGCCGCGAACGCGCGGGACGTGGCCGCCGCCCAGGCCGCGGGACTCCCCGCCCCGATGGTCGCCCGCCTGCGCCTTGACGCCCCGGCCCTCGCCGCCATCGCCCGCGACGTGGAGGCGGTGGCGGCCCTGCCCGACCCGGTGGGGGAGACCACGCCCGAGCGCACGCTTCCCAGCGGCATCCGCGTTTCGCAGCGGCGGGTGCCCCTGGGCGTCCTCGGCGTGATCTACGAGAGCCGCCCGAACGTGACGGTGGACGTGGCCGCCCTCGCCCTCATGAGCGGGAACGCCGTTATCCTGCGCGGCGGCAAGGAGACGGTGAGCAGCAACGCGGCGCTGGAGGAGGCCATCCGCGCTGGCCTGGCTTCCGAGGGCGTCCCCGCCGAGGCCGTCCAGGTCATCCGCGACCCGGCCCGCGAGCGGATGCTGGAACTGCTGCGCCTCGACGATCTGGTGGACGCGATCATTCCGCGCGGTGGGGCCGGGCTGCACCGCTACTGCGTGGAGAATGCCACCGTGCCCGTGATCGTGGGCGGCATCGGCGTCGTCCACATCTACCTCGACGAGAGTTTTACCCGTGACCCCGCCGACGTGGAGCGGGCCGCCCGGCTCGTCCACAACGCCAAGGTGCAGAAACCCAGCGCCTGCAACGCCCTGGACACCCTGCTCATTCATCGGGGGGCGCTGCCCGCCCTGCCCGCCCTCGCCCGCGACCTGATGGCGGCGGGCGTGACGCTGCGGGCCGATCCCCCCGCCCTCGCCACCTTGCGGTCCGCCGGTCTGGACGCCGAGCCCGCCAGCGAGGCCGACTACGGCACCGAGTTCCTCTCGCTCACCGCCAGCATCCGCACCGTCCCGGGTCTGGACGAGGCCCTCGACTTCATCGCCGCGCACGGCAACCACACCGACGTGATCCTGACGCGCGACCCGGCGCAGGCCGAGCGTTTCGTGGCCGACGTGGACAGCGCCGCCGTCATGGTGAACGCCAGCCCCCGCTTCAACGACGGCGGGCAACTCGGCCTGGGCGCCGAGGTCGCCATCAGCACCCAGAAGCTGCACGCCCGGGGGCCGATGGGCCTGCGCGAACTCACGACAACGAAATGGGTCGTGGTGGGGGACGGTCAGGTGCGGGCTTGAGGCAGGAGGTGCGCTACTTCCGGGTGCAGGGTGACACGGGGCAGGAGGAAACCGAAGAGTTGGTCGAATACGTTGGGAAATACCCCTCCCGGCAAGTTCGTATCCTGCTGGGCGACGGTAGGGGCTACACGGATGAGCGCCGGAAGTGGTACATCAACTCGGCTTATGACCAGCACCTGCTCACTGATCGCCCGCTGGACTTGAATCCCAACCTGCCCCCTTACGACGAGGCGGGACGCGCCAACCTCGCTCCTATCACAAAGGAAGAGTTCGAGGCGGCATGGATTAAGTCGTTCGAGTTCTTGCACCGCATGACTCGCAGCCATAAGGGCTGGCTCATTCCAGAAGAAGAAACAGGCATCAACCCTCTCTGAAGAGTCGATGCCTGTGTCAGTGCCTGGACCCGCCCCTCCCCCTACACCTCCAGCGGCACGTCCACCCCGAGTTCGGCCAGCACCGTGCGGATCGCCTGTGCGTCAATCCCCGCCCGCGCGTGGACGCTCTCGACCGTCGCGTGGTCCTGGAACTCGTCGGGGATACCCAGGACCCGCACGGGCGTCCTGAGCCCCATGCCGTTCAGCGCCTCCAGCACCGCGCTTCCGAAGCCGCCGACAACGGTGTTGTCCTCCACCGTGACCAGGGCGCGGGCCTTCCCGGCCACCTCGCGCAACATCGTCTCATCCAGCGGCTTGACGAAGCGGGCGTTCACGACGCCCACGCCCGGAAGGTCGCGGGCCGCCTTCAGCGCGTACTCCAGCGCCTTGCCGCCCGCCAGGATCACCACGTCGTCGCCGCCTTTCAGGCGTTCCCAGGTGCCCCACCGGAGTTCGGGCCAGGTGCCCTCCGGCACGCGCTCCGTGTTGCCGCGCGGGTAGCGGATGGCGAAGGGGCCGGGGTTCTCCTGCGCCGCCTTGAGCATCCCGCGCAACTCGGCGGCGTCCCTCGGCAGCCCGATACGGACGTTCGGGATCGAGCGCAGGTAACTCAGGTCGAACACGCCGTTGTGCGTCGCCCCGTCCGCGCCCACGATGCCGCCCCGGTCGATGGCGAAGGTCACGTTCAGGTTCTCGATGGCCACGTCGTGCAGCACCTGGTCGTAGGCCCGTTGCAGAAAGGTCGAGTAGATCGCCACGATGGGGCGCAGGCCTTGCAGCGCCATTCCCGCCGCCGTCGTCACCGCCACGTCCTCCGCGATGCCCACATCCAGGTAGCGGTGGGGGTGAACCTGGCTGTAGCGCACCAGCCCGCTCCCCTCGCGCATGGCGGGCGTGATGACGAAGGTGCGCGGATCCGCCTTCGCCAGCTCCGTCACCGCGTCCCCGAAGGCCGCGCTCCAGGAGTAGGCGTCACTCGGCTTGAACTCCCCGGTCACCGGGTCGAACTTGCCCGGCCCGTGCCAGTAGATCGGGTCGGCCTCGGCGTAGCTCAGGCCCTTGCCCTTTTTCGTGACGACGTGCAAGATGGTCGGCCCGTCGAGGTCCACCAGCCGCTCGATCAGCCACACGAGTTCCTGGACGTTGTGCCCATCCACCGGCCCCACGTAGCGCACGCCCATCGCCGCGAAGGGGTTCACGCTCGCGGGGTCGAAGAAGTGCCGGGTGCTGCTCTTGGCGCGGCTCATGAAGTCGGCCAGCGGCTTGCTGACCGCCTGGACCGCCTTCTTCCCGGCGCCCTCGCCCTCCTGGAACCACTTCTGCACCTGGAGGCCGCGCATAAAGCGGCTCATCGCCCCCACGTTCTCGCTGATGCTCATCTCGTTGTCGTTCAGGACGATGAGCATTTTGCGCTGCATATCGCCGATGGTGTTCAGCGCGGCCAGGGCCATGCCGCCCGTCAGCGAGCCGTCCCCGATGACGGCGGCGACCTTGAAATCCTGCCCCATCGCGTCGCGGGCGAGCGCCATGCCGAGTGCGTTCGCCAGACTCGTACTCGCGTGGCCCACCGTGATCGCGTCGTGCTCGGACTCGCTGACCTTGGTGAAGCCCGAGAGGCCGCCCTCCTTCTTTACGGTGTGCATCCGCGAGCGGCGCCCGGTCAGCATCTTGTGGGCGTAGGCCTGGTGCCCCACGTCGAAGAGGATGCGGTCGCGGGGCGAGTTCAGCACGTAATGCAGCGCCACGATGAGGTCGGTCGCGCCGAGGCTGCTCGCCAGGTGCAGTCCGCCCACCGAGCACACCCGCACGATCTCGTCGCGCAACTCGGCGGCGAGCCCGGGCAGTTGATCGCGCGAGAGTTTTTTCAGGTCCTCCGGGCTGTCCACCCGGTCGAGGAGCGGGGTGCGCCTCGCCGTGGTCAGGCTGGAGGAGGTTTTCGGCTCGCTCATGGCTGGCCTCCCGACTCTGAGGGTAGGCGTATGGGGCGGGGCGTCATGTCCCCACGGTAGAGCAGGCCGGGCACCGTTACCTCCCCCCAAAGTTGCGCCCGGTGAGGAGCAGCGCCTCGGGGGTCCGAACGTCCCCCACGAAGGGGGTGAACCACTCCTGCTGCGCCTCCGGGAACAGGCCGCCCACGTCGTCCGTGATCTGGCGCGTGACCACCCACACGTCGAAGGTTCCGGCGGGTGTGGTGACCCGGCGGCGGTCCTGCACGTCGTAGCGGTACTTCAGCGTGCCCTGCGCCTGCACCTTGCCGTCGTCGCTCGTCAGGGTCACCTGGCTCTGGCCCTCCCAGGACAGGCCCACCCGCCAGGCGTTCTCGGCGGGCGCCTCGGTCCAGGCGGGGTCGAGGCGCACCGTCACCCCCGGCTTGCGAAACCCCAGGAGTTGAATGCCCGACGCACCCACCTGGCGATACCACGTCTGATCCGCCCCGCGCCCGGTCAGCTCGAACGCGAGCACGGTCTGCCCCGCGAACACGGTCGGCCCGAGTGCCCGCAACGTGTACGGCAGCCCGCCCGCCGGTTCGCCCTCCGGGAGGTACGTCCAGGTCAGTCCCGTCTCGCGCGGGTAGAAGGAGACGCTGGAGACGCTCGTGCTCGCCTGCACGGGCGGGGCCGTCTTGGTGGCGGCGGGCGCGCACGCCCCCAGCAGCGCGAGGAGGGGTGCGGCGATCAGGAGGGAGGCGGGGCCTCGCATGGGGTTCAGGGTAGAGCGCGACATCGGCCCCATTCTGTCAGCATTGTTGAACTTGGCCTAACAAATGCGCGCTGGCCGTACTCCGGGTATGAAAAAAGGGCGTCTGAGACGCCCCCTTTGCATGAAGTTTTGCTCAGCCCTGCGGCTTGTCCCCGCCCTGCACCCGGGCCTTGAGGGCCGCGAAGGCGTCGTCGAGGTCCCGGTCGCGCCCCAGGTCCTTGAGCTGCGCGTCGAGGTCGCCCTCCTGGCGCAACTCGGTCATCGCGCGGTTGCGGTCCTCCATCCCCGCGACCTTGCGCTCCATGTCCTCGAAGGCGTTCATCGCCCCGCCCGCCTTGTCGAAGCCGCTGACCCGGTCGAGGGTGGCGCCCGCCTGGGCGGTCTTCTGCCGGGCGGCGAGCAGGGTCTTTTTCGACTCCATCTCGTCGATCTTGGCTTCCAGGGCACGGAGCTGGGTCTTGAGCTGGTCCACCGTGCTGCTCTGCACCGCGATCTGGTCCTCGAACCCCTTGGCGAGGTCCTTGTGGTTCTGGGCGCGCCTCAGCGCCTCGCGGGCGAGGTCCTCGCTGCCGCCGCGCAGGGCCTCCTCCGCCTTCTTCTCGTATTCCTGGGCGAGGGTGCGGTTGGTGTTCGCCTCGCGCTGGAGACGGGCGTTCTGGCTCATCGCGTCGGCGACCTCGGCGCGGGCTTCCCCGTAGGCGGCGCGCATGTCGCGCAGGGCCTGGTCGATGATCTTGCCGGGGTCCTCGGCCTTGCTGATCAGGTCGTTGACATTGGCACGCAGCAGTCGGGACAGACGGTCGAGAATAGTCATGGGTGATGCCTCCTTGTGGTCATGATTACGCAGCCGCGCCCACCGGGGTTCCTCCGCCCCCGACTCTCAAGGCGAGCTAAAGCCGGGGCAGGGCAATGAAGGAGGGGAAGCCCCGCGCGGAAGCTTCCCCTCCTGACGGCTGACGGCTCAGAACACGATGGGCCGCAGCCCCACGCTCGCCTGGCCGCAGGCGACCGTCACGTTCGACCCCGCCGGGGTGAAGGTGCAGCCCAGCGAGCGCAATCCCGCCAGCGGGAAGATCAGGTTGGTGCCGTCGGTGGCGGGCACGAGCGGGAGTTCCACGCTGCCGCTGCCCAGTTGCGCCCGCTTCTGCCCCACCGTGACCGTGAGCGGGTCCAGGCCGCCGCGGGTGAGGCGGAACTTGCCGGAGCCCAGGGGCGTGACGCTCACGACGCCGATCAGGTCACTGCCCAGCACGTAGGGCTGGCCCTTGATCACCCCTGCCGGAGCGGCGGGACGGGCAGCGGAGGCGGCGGTCGTCGTCGGGGCCGTGTCCACCACCAGCAGGGATTCCTGGGCGCTCAGCGGGGCCATCAGGACGAAGGTGTTGGCCGCGCCGCCCGCAGCAGCAGCCACGAGCAGCGAGCTGGCCTGGCCGGAGGTCTTCCAGTCGCCCTGGGCGCGCGTGCCCAGCTTGCCGCGCACCAGGGGCCGCAGCGAGGCCGGGGTGCTGCGCACGTACAGGCAGACTGCCGCCGCGCTCACCTTCAGGGTCTTGGGGCAGGCCACGATCTGGCCCTTCACGGTCCCGCTGATCTCCACCGCCACGCTGCTCACGCCGCGGGCAGTCGCAGCCGACACGGGCGCCGCTGTGGCGGCACGGGCGGGAGCGGATGTTCCCTGCGCGCCCGTCACGCCGGATACTCCGCTCAACAACAGGCCCGCCAGGCAGGCCACCTTGGAAACTTCACGCATGGCAGGCATGGTAACTGCCCTCCATGAGCGTCCACTTTGAGCCCCACATCAAGCCGTCAGTTTCCTCACCCGTTGTGACGGAGTGTGGCTTCCCGGGGGCCAGGGCTCCGCTACACTCGGGGACGTGCTTGCCTTCCGGCTGATCATCATGCTGCTCGGCCTCCTCGCCGGATGGGGGGCGGGACGGGTCCTCGCCGTGGGGACCGGCGATCCCGATGTGACGCGGGTGAATACCCTCAGCCTGATGCTGGCGGGCGCGCTCGCCGCCCTGCTGCTCGCCCCCCGCGGCGAGCGCCTCGCGGCCCGGGAGCTGACCCGCCTGGGCCGCTGGTACGCGCGCCTCTCGCCCCGCACCGTCGCGGCGGCCACCTTCGGCCTGATGGTCGCGCTGCTGCTCAGCGTGCTGCTGGGCAACCTGCTGCGCGGCCTGCCCTTTTACACCTGGGTCTGGAGCGTCGTGGTCACGCTCGTGCTGGCGGCCTTTTTCGTCCCCTTCGCCGCCCGGCACGCCGACGCCTTCGGGGGGCTCGCCTTTCCCCCGGTGCGCCGCCAGCCGGGCAGCAAGATCTTGGACAGCAACGTGATCATTGACGGCCGCATCGTCGATCTGGCCCGAAGCGGCCTCCTGGAGGGCGACCTCGTCGTGCCCGGCTTCGTGCTGCGCGAGCTTCAGGTCCTCGCCGACCACGCCGACCCCCAGAAGCGCACCCGGGGCAAGCGCGGCCTCACCGTGCTGGAGGACCTGCGCGCCGCCCGCCCCCTGCGCGTCGAGGACTGGGACGACCCCACGCTGAGTACCGTGGACGACAAGCTCGTGCGCCTGGCCCGCGAGACGGGCGGCAAGCTCGTCACCAACGACGGCAACCTGGGCAAGATCGCCCGGCTGCACGGCCTGGAGGTGCTGAACCTGCACGCCGCCGCCGTCGCGCTCAGGCCCCAGGTGCAGGCCGGGGACCTCCTCACCGTCACCGTCACCAAGGGCGGCCAGCAGCAGGGCCAGGGCGTGGGCTACCTGGAGGACGGCACGATGGTCGTCGTCGAGGACGGCCTGAAGTTCCGGGGCAAGCCCACCCGCGTTCAGGTCGTCAACAACGTGCAGACGAACGTGGGCCGCATGATCTTCGCCCGGGTGGAGAACCAGGGCGCGGCGTGAGGGGGACTACTCCTGCCGGGGGGGAAGAAGCCCAGCCCGCTGGACCCGCTGCCCCCGCCTCCAGGCCTGTTCCTGCTGAATGACCCTCATCTCCAGGTCCCACGACGCCCACAGGTCCCGGCGCGCCCGGACGCGCTCGGACAGGAGCCGAAGCTGCTTGACCCGCTCTTGCAGCTCGGCGTCGGGAAGCTGTTCTGGAGGGGGTCGTGTGTCTTCCGACATGTCCACAGCAGACCTCCCGGGCAGGCTTTGTAGGGCGGGCGCGCCGCAGCCGCCTTTGAGTCTTTCCCGCGGCCTTCCGAGAATTCGCCCAAGGCGCCGTCCATCTTTCCAGACGCCTTTCTCTGAGAAAGGCCCCAGCGGGTTGTCGCCGGGTCCCCGCGCACCTCCCGACTACGCCATTTCGCCTGGCCTTGACCCTCACGTAACGTCCGGTTTTACCGTGTCTTCCAGGAGGGCAGCGTGAAGCTCAGGATCGGGGAACTCGCGCGGCGCACGGGACTGACGGTCAGGACCCTGCGGCACTACGACGAGATCGGGCTGCTGACGCCCGGCGAGC includes:
- a CDS encoding PspA/IM30 family protein, producing the protein MTILDRLSRLLRANVNDLISKAEDPGKIIDQALRDMRAAYGEARAEVADAMSQNARLQREANTNRTLAQEYEKKAEEALRGGSEDLAREALRRAQNHKDLAKGFEDQIAVQSSTVDQLKTQLRALEAKIDEMESKKTLLAARQKTAQAGATLDRVSGFDKAGGAMNAFEDMERKVAGMEDRNRAMTELRQEGDLDAQLKDLGRDRDLDDAFAALKARVQGGDKPQG
- a CDS encoding phosphotransferase family protein; amino-acid sequence: MSRAREAHLMDVTPWQRLARRLNPHAQVLRSWPLTGGVSARVTALEIGVPGGSVERWVVRQYGEANVRSNPNVADDEFRLLRLLMSAGLPVPQPLYADSSGEVFPAPVLVTRYVGGEAVLTPAAPVEYAARVADFLLRLHAVRWSGELPFLQPLPGLSERPAVLDEALAEGMIRDALEPVWPPAPRNAPAPLHGDFWPGNVLWREGRLAAVIDWEDAALGDPLADLANARLETLFFYGRGAMDELTRRYRAGSGLDFAALPFWDLWAALRPAGRLAGWGLDARTEETLRARHRWFVRQAFGGLAVG
- the proB gene encoding glutamate 5-kinase, with product MRVVLKLGTSVLTAGGDRLHRPRLVDLLRDMAAVRAAGHEVVLVTSGAVLAGWEALGFPPRDRTLAEKQLLAAVGQGRLMHLYATVADLYGVPVAQVLLTADDFRDRTRYLNARTTLDGCLSRGVLPVINENDAVATAQLRVGDNDTLSAFVANLTEADLLVILTDAPGLYTADPRVDPGATLIPVVERVTPEVWALAGGAGSHRGTGGMHTKIQAAEIATRAGTPVVIAPGDAENALNRIVGGEALGTRFLAHGSRLEARKRWILAEVATGRVVLDEGAARAVRERGGSLLPAGITAVHGPFERGHTVRLLAPDGREVARGLTRYRAADLARIAGRHSRDIEGVLGFTYGPEAVHRDDLVRL
- a CDS encoding glutamate-5-semialdehyde dehydrogenase, with amino-acid sequence MTTTETLSVREMGLRARRAARVLRSLPTDRKAAALHAVARELRAREAGILAANARDVAAAQAAGLPAPMVARLRLDAPALAAIARDVEAVAALPDPVGETTPERTLPSGIRVSQRRVPLGVLGVIYESRPNVTVDVAALALMSGNAVILRGGKETVSSNAALEEAIRAGLASEGVPAEAVQVIRDPARERMLELLRLDDLVDAIIPRGGAGLHRYCVENATVPVIVGGIGVVHIYLDESFTRDPADVERAARLVHNAKVQKPSACNALDTLLIHRGALPALPALARDLMAAGVTLRADPPALATLRSAGLDAEPASEADYGTEFLSLTASIRTVPGLDEALDFIAAHGNHTDVILTRDPAQAERFVADVDSAAVMVNASPRFNDGGQLGLGAEVAISTQKLHARGPMGLRELTTTKWVVVGDGQVRA
- a CDS encoding PIN/TRAM domain-containing protein; amino-acid sequence: MLAFRLIIMLLGLLAGWGAGRVLAVGTGDPDVTRVNTLSLMLAGALAALLLAPRGERLAARELTRLGRWYARLSPRTVAAATFGLMVALLLSVLLGNLLRGLPFYTWVWSVVVTLVLAAFFVPFAARHADAFGGLAFPPVRRQPGSKILDSNVIIDGRIVDLARSGLLEGDLVVPGFVLRELQVLADHADPQKRTRGKRGLTVLEDLRAARPLRVEDWDDPTLSTVDDKLVRLARETGGKLVTNDGNLGKIARLHGLEVLNLHAAAVALRPQVQAGDLLTVTVTKGGQQQGQGVGYLEDGTMVVVEDGLKFRGKPTRVQVVNNVQTNVGRMIFARVENQGAA
- the dxs gene encoding 1-deoxy-D-xylulose-5-phosphate synthase — protein: MSEPKTSSSLTTARRTPLLDRVDSPEDLKKLSRDQLPGLAAELRDEIVRVCSVGGLHLASSLGATDLIVALHYVLNSPRDRILFDVGHQAYAHKMLTGRRSRMHTVKKEGGLSGFTKVSESEHDAITVGHASTSLANALGMALARDAMGQDFKVAAVIGDGSLTGGMALAALNTIGDMQRKMLIVLNDNEMSISENVGAMSRFMRGLQVQKWFQEGEGAGKKAVQAVSKPLADFMSRAKSSTRHFFDPASVNPFAAMGVRYVGPVDGHNVQELVWLIERLVDLDGPTILHVVTKKGKGLSYAEADPIYWHGPGKFDPVTGEFKPSDAYSWSAAFGDAVTELAKADPRTFVITPAMREGSGLVRYSQVHPHRYLDVGIAEDVAVTTAAGMALQGLRPIVAIYSTFLQRAYDQVLHDVAIENLNVTFAIDRGGIVGADGATHNGVFDLSYLRSIPNVRIGLPRDAAELRGMLKAAQENPGPFAIRYPRGNTERVPEGTWPELRWGTWERLKGGDDVVILAGGKALEYALKAARDLPGVGVVNARFVKPLDETMLREVAGKARALVTVEDNTVVGGFGSAVLEALNGMGLRTPVRVLGIPDEFQDHATVESVHARAGIDAQAIRTVLAELGVDVPLEV